In Musa acuminata AAA Group cultivar baxijiao chromosome BXJ2-3, Cavendish_Baxijiao_AAA, whole genome shotgun sequence, the following proteins share a genomic window:
- the LOC135606612 gene encoding metal transporter Nramp2-like translates to MASHGKEVAAPLLSSSGAHDSDDESERAYESDEKVEISTSDDEFSPAAGALDGPPRPFSWRKLWRFMGPGFLMCIAFLDPGNLEGDLQAGAIAGYSLLWLLLWATAMGLLIQLLSARLGVATGRHLAELCREEYPQWARLALWLMAETALIGADIQEVIGSSIAIKTLSGGAIPLWVGVVITALDCFIFLFLENYGVRKLEAFFGFLIATMAVSFAVMFGQTKPDVIELLIGVVVPKLSSRTIRQAVGVVGCVIMPYNVFLHSALVQSRKVDTRKESRIREAINYYSIECTLALVLSFLINVCVTTVFAKGFYGSEVARNIGLENAGNFLQEKYGGKIFPILYIWGIGLLASGQSSTIAGTYAGQFIMGGFLNLRLKKWVRALITRSCAIVPTIVVALFFDTGEATMDILNEWLNVLQAIQIPFALIPLLTLVSKEQVMGTFRIGRVTEVVTWVVVAFLISINGYLLLNFLSAEVNGTLMTSILCAALAIYVSFVIYLILQGSSLHSRLALAVQKSFSTGNSMV, encoded by the exons ATGGCGTCCCACGGAAAGGAAGTCGCGGcacccctcctctcctcctccggcGCTCATGACTCCGACGATGAGTCCGAGAGAGCGTACGAATCCGACGAGAAGGTGGAGATCTCCACATCCGATGACGAGTTCTCGCCGGCGGCCGGCGCCCTAGACGGACCCCCGCGGCCCTTTTCGTGGCGGAAGCTGTGGCGCTTCATGGGCCCGGGCTTTCTGATGTGCATTGCATTCCTGGATCCTGGGAACCTCGAGGGCGATCTCCAGGCGGGGGCCATCGCGGGGTACTCCCTCCTCTGGCTCCTCCTCTGGGCGACCGCCATGGGGCTCCTCATCCAGCTGCTGTCGGCGAGGCTAGGGGTGGCAACTGGTCGGCACCTGgcagagctctgccgagaggagtACCCCCAGTGGGCGCGACTGGCGCTATGGCTGATGGCCGAGACCGCCTTGATCGGTGCCGACATCCAGGAGGTCATCGGGAGCTCCATCGCCATCAAGACACTTAGTGGTGGGGCGATTCCGCTCTGGGTAGGGGTCGTCATCACTGCTTTGGATTG CTTCATCTTTTTGTTCCTTGAGAACTATGGCGTGAGGAAACTGGAAGCTTTCTTTGGATTTCTCATTGCTACAATGGCTGTTTCATTCGCCGTAATGTTTGGCCAAACCAAGCCCGATGTGATCGAGCTTCTAATAG GTGTCGTAGTACCAAAACTAAGTTCAAGAACCATACGGCAAGCCGTGGGAGTTGTGGGTTGTGTGATCATGCCGTATAATGTTTTCTTGCATTCTGCTCTTGTACAGTCGCGAAAAGTCGATACTCGAAAGGAAAGTCGCATTAGAGAAGCAATCAACTACTATTCCATTGAATGCACTCTTGCTCTCGTTCTTTCGTTCTTGATCAATGTTTGTGTAACCACAGTGTTTGCAAAGGGATTTTATGGCAGCGAGGTAGCAAGGAACATAGGCCTAGAGAATGCTGGTAACTTCTTGCAAGAGAAGTATGGTGGCAAGATCTTTCCTATCCTATACATATGGGGAATTGGGTTATTGGCATCTGGGCAGAGCAGCACCATAGCAGGCACTTATGCTGGACAATTTATCATGGGGGGGTTTCTGAATCTTCGGTTGAAGAAGTGGGTTCGAGCACTGATTACCAGAAGCTGTGCCATTGTTCCCACCATTGTAGTTGCTCTGTTCTTCGACACCGGGGAAGCTACCATGGATATTTTGAATGAGTGGCTTAATGTGCTTCAAGCAATTCAGATACCATTTGCACTAATTCCACTCCTAACACTGGTTTCAAAGGAACAGGTTATGGGAACCTTCAGGATTGGCCGTGTTACTGAA GTTGTCACCTGGGTGGTAGTGGCATTTCTGATAAGCATCAATGGTTACCTTCTCCTCAATTTCCTCTCTGCTGAAGTGAATGGCACCCTCATGACTTCCATTCTCTGTGCCGCCCTGGCGATATACGTGTCATTTGTCATCTACCTCATCCTTCAGGGCAGTTCTTTGCATTCTCGGCTTGCCTTGGCTGTCCAGAAAAGCTTCTCCACTGGCAATTCAATGGTGTAG
- the LOC103979845 gene encoding indole-3-acetic acid-amido synthetase GH3.8, giving the protein MAVETVVPAANGNAAKVGPATHEKHAEKLRFIEEMTANADAVQEKVLAEILTRNAETEYLRRYGLGGATDRLTFKAKVPVVTYEDLQPEIQRIANGDRSAILSAHPISEFLTSSGTSAGERKLMPTIKEELDRRQLLYSLLMPVMNLYVPGLDKGKGLYFLFVKSETSTPGGLTARPVLTSYYKSEHFKSRPYDPYNVYTSPTAAILCADAFQSMYVQMLCGLLQRLDVLRVGAVFASGLLRAIRFLQLHWRELSQDIAAGTLTAKVTDPSIRGAVAEFLKPDPELARFVAAECSEGEWAGIITRIWPNTKYLDVIVTGAMAQYIPTLEYYSGGLPMACTMYASSECYFGLNLNPMCDPSQVSYTIMPNMAYFEFLPHGGDGHHPGEGVDTAQLVDLADVEVGKEYELVITTYAGLNRYRVGDVLRVTGFHNAAPQFRFVRRKNVLLSIESDKTDEAELQKAVERASALLRPYNASVVEYTSHADTKAIPGHYVIYWELLAKDSSSSAAAAAAALARDGVMERCCLAMEEALNSVYRQSRVADGSIGPLEIRVVRGGTFEELMDYAISRGASINQYKVPRCVNFPPILELLDSRVVSAHFSPALPKWIPHFPGHN; this is encoded by the exons ATGGCCGTGGAGACCGTGGTGCCTGCGGCGAATGGAAACGCCGCCAAGGTCGGGCCGGCGACACACGAGAAGCACGCGGAGAAGCTGAGGTTCATCGAGGAGATGACCGCGAACGCGGATGCGGTGCAGGAGAAGGTGCTGGCGGAGATCCTGACGCGCAACGCCGAGACGGAGTACCTCCGGAGGTACGGGCTCGGCGGCGCCACGGACCGCCTCACCTTCAAGGCCAAGGTCCCCGTGGTCACCTACGAGGACCTGCAGCCGGAGATCCAGAGGATCGCCAACGGCGACCGCTCCGCCATCCTCTCCGCCCATCCCATCTCTGAGTTCCTCACCAG CTCTGGGACGTCTGCTGGCGAGAGGAAGCTGATGCCCACGATCAAAGAGGAGCTCGATCGCAGGCAGCTCCTTTACAGCCTTCTCATGCCTGTTATGAATCT TTACGTGCCGGGCCTGGACAAGGGAAAGGGGCTCTACTTCCTCTTCGTGAAATCGGAGACCAGCACACCCGGCGGGCTGACGGCACGACCGGTGCTGACGAGCTACTACAAGAGTGAGCACTTCAAGAGCCGCCCGTACGACCCCTATAACGTGTACACCAGCCCGACCGCCGCCATCCTCTGCGCCGACGCGTTCCAGAGCATGTACGTGCAGATGCTCTGTGGCCTCCTCCAGCGCCTGGACGTACTCCGCGTGGGCGCCGTCTTCGCCTCTGGCCTCCTCCGCGCCATCCGCTTCCTCCAACTCCACTGGAGGGAGCTCTCCCAGGACATCGCGGCCGGGACTCTCACCGCCAAGGTCACCGACCCCTCCATCCGCGGCGCCGTGGCTGAGTTCCTCAAGCCGGACCCGGAGCTCGCCCGATTCGTCGCCGCCGAGTGCTCCGAGGGGGAGTGGGCGGGGATCATCACCAGGATCTGGCCCAACACCAAGTACCTGGACGTGATCGTGACGGGAGCCATGGCGCAGTACATCCCCACCCTGGAGTACTACAGCGGTGGTCTCCCCATGGCGTGCACCATGTACGCCTCCTCCGAGTGTTACTTCGGCCTCAACCTCAACCCCATGTGCGACCCCTCCCAAGTCTCCTACACCATCATGCCCAACATGGCCTACTTCGAGTTCCTGCCGCACGGCGGCGACGGCCACCACCCGGGTGAGGGGGTGGACACGGCCCAGCTGGTGGACCTGGCGGACGTGGAGGTGGGAAAGGAGTACGAACTTGTGATCACCACCTACGCCGGTCTGAACCGGTACCGCGTGGGGGATGTCCTGCGGGTGACCGGGTTCCACAACGCGGCGCCGCAGTTCCGGTTCGTCCGCCGGAAGAACGTCCTCCTGAGCATCGAGTCGGACAAGACCGACGAGGCGGAGCTGCAGAAGGCGGTGGAGCGCGCGTCGGCGCTGCTCCGCCCCTACAACGCCAGCGTGGTGGAGTACACGAGCCACGCCGACACGAAGGCCATCCCGGGGCACTACGTCATCTACTGGGAGCTGCTGGCCAAGGACTCGTCGTCATccgctgcggcggcggcggcggcgctggCCCGGGACGGGGTGATGGAGCGGTGCTGCCTGGCGATGGAGGAGGCGCTGAACTCGGTGTACCGGCAGAGCCGGGTGGCGGACGGCTCCATCGGGCCGCTGGAGATACGCGTCGTACGGGGGGGCACCTTCGAGGAGCTGATGGACTACGCCATATCGAGGGGGGCGTCCATCAACCAGTACAAGGTGCCGCGCTGCGTCAACTTCCCCCCCATCCTCGAGCTGCTCGACTCCCGCGTCGTCTCCGCCCACTTCAGCCCCGCCCTGCCCAAGTGGATCCCGCACTTCCCCGGACACAACTGA